The DNA sequence ATTGTTGTATGAAGTTGGGCCAAACCTTCATGTCGGATATGTTGTCGAAGGAAAGATTTTCAAAACAGGGGTAACCTCGCACGATTTGGTTATCACAAAGGCCATTAACCTAAACCCAAAAGGCAGGCCAATAATTATTTCTCCAGAACTACGATTGGGACATCAGCAAATGGATTGGTATGTTGATACATTGAATACTTCAGGTGATTTTACGGTCAAGGGTACATCTTTTGATAGTGATAGGGTGGCAATTTTTCTTTCTGAGAGGGTATTCAGGGCAGTACTGGGCATTCAACTTGCGATTGAGAAAAGCAATACACTTCACTTTTTCCTGAATACGGGATTTAATTTCCCCTTTAGTGGAAAAATGGGTGTTCTGCTCAAGGAGAAAGACGGTTTTTTTCTTTTTAGAAAAAAAGCGTTTTTAGAGAACAATAATGAAAACCTTGTGATTAGGCCCAATACTTCATCAGTTTTGGAAAACACATGTATACTGAGCGCAGGGTTACGATTCAGTCTTTGAAGCCTCTAGGTTTAATTAGGCAGGGGAGTTTAATGATTTTTCAATGAACGTGTTTGTTTTGCTTTTTAGTCAATTTCTTTAGTTTTCTTTTTAGGGCATCATGATAGGTTTTTTTTGTCAGGAGATAGATAGGGTTCTAAATGTTAAGTCTTATCCGATATTCATAGCATATTTTTACGGTCTTGCCCTACTTTTTTTTATCCTTCCTTTAATGGGGGTTGAAGAGGTATTTGATTATAATCCAATTCAAAAAAACCCGATTTCTGAAATTAACAATAAATGGGTGTTTTTTATCTTGATTGCGCTAATAGCACCTGTTTTAGAGACGCTAATATTTCAAATTTTCCTAATAAGGGGATGCTTTGTTTTTCTTTATCTTCTTTTTGGAAAACGATTAAGCGAGGTGAAAACATTGTGGGTTTCCATTATCTTTTCGGCAATTGTATTTGGTCTATTTCACTTCTTTGATTTAACATATATAATAATTATGGTATTCCTTGGGCTTTTCTGGGGGATAGTGTATTATTATTCTGAAAAAAGAAGTTTTTCCTCCTTTATCACGATATCAATCCTACACTCTTTATATAACATTACAATAGTTGCAATCGAGGAGTTTAAAAGTGTTTTTAATTTCTTATGAAAAAAAAAGAATATTGGTACTAACTGTTTTTTTTCTGCTTGTTGTATATCTTGGGATACAAGCAGGAATATGGTTGAGTGCAATGGAGTTCTAGTAGTTTGAACCAATATATTTATTGTGTTCTTCTGATTTATTTAAAGAATCATATTACTATTAACTACAATGTGCTTGTAAAAGGTTTCTATCATATAATCAAATAGAATAAAAATGGCAGAAGACAAAAAAAATGTAATAAACTTGGTTTTATGGGGAATATTCATAGCTATTGTTATTGCCTTTGCTGCATTTGAATTTGGAAGGGATTTTTATGCAATTATGTCTTCCTAGTACCCATTGTTTTTGTAAGGTTAAAACTTAGGGAAAATATAAATTCCCTAGGTTTTACTTTTTATATAGGCTGATGCCATTATATGGGCTTTTTTTAAGAAGGCAAAAGTGAGACACCAATTTCAAAACATCTTATTTAGCCTCTAAAACAACAAAAGGCACAATCATTTCTTCTAGAGACACCCCGCCGTGTTGGTAGGTATTGCGATAATAGCCGACGTAATGGTTATAATTGTTCGGGTAGGCAAAAAACAGGTCGTTCTTGGCAAAAATGAACGAACTACTCAAATTGATGTTCGGTAAATGTACTTTGTGCGGATTTTTGGCCGCCAATACATCTTTTTCTTCATACGTAAGGCTTCGGCCTGTTTTATAACGCAGGTTCAAACTGGTCTCACGGTCGCCGATCACCTTTGAAGGGTGTTTCACGTTGATGGTGCCATGATCGGTGGTGATGATCAATTTCATGCCGAGCAATTGGGCTTGCTGTATGATCTCAAGCAAAGGGGAGTTTTTGAACCAGCTAAGGGTCAGTGAACGGTAGGCCTTGTCATTTGACGCCAGTTCTTTGATAACCTCCATCTCGGTCTTGGCATGTGAGAGCATATCGACAAAATTGTAGACGATGACCGTTAGGTCATTGTCTTTCTGTGATTTGAAATTTTGCGCCAACTGCTTGCCTTGTTTCAAACTGCTGATTTTATGGTATTCCCATTTGAGGTCCATGCCCAATCGTTTCAGCTGTGCTCCCAAAAACTTATCTTCAAAAAGATTTTTGCCCCCCTCATCGGTATCGTTCTTCCACCAGTCGGGGTGCCGCTTTTCCATAGCTAAAGGGGCAAGCCCCGAGAAAATGGCATTACGGGCATATTGTGTGGCCGTTGGCAGTATACTGCAATAGGGTACTTCTTTTTTCTTACGATAAAAATTGGTCAGCACATCTTCGAAGGCAAGCCATTGATCATACCGTAAATTGTCAATGACCACCATTAGGGTAGGGGCGTCTGTAAGCTCTGGTCTGACCAATTTTTTGAACAGCGTATGTGACATAACGGGAGCATCGTCATCATCAAACCAATCACCATAGTTTTTATCTACAAACTTTCCGAACTGGTTATTGGCCTCTACTTTCTGCGATTCCAATATTTCGAACATGCTTGAATCTTCGATATCCTCAAGCCGAAGTTCCCAATAGATCAATTTTTTGTAAAGTTCTGTCCACTCTTCCCAAGAATTGACCATAGAAAGGTCCATGGCAATTTTTCGAAACTCTTGTTGGTAATTGGCAGTGGTACGTTCAGAGACCAGACGTGAATTGTCAAGGCTTTTCTTTAAAGAGAGCAGTATTTGATTCGGATTGACGGGTTTGATAAGGTAATCGGCTATTTGTGAGCCTATGGCCTCATCCATGATGTATTCTTCCTCGCTCTTGGTGATCATTACAATGGGCAGTGAAGCGTCGTATTGTTTGATCTCGTTCAAGGTTTCCAATCCTGAGATACCGGGCATGTTCTCATCTAAAAAGACAATATCAAAAGACTTATCGCGTATCTCGACCAAAGCCTCCTGGCCACTTTGGCAAGTCACCACTTGATAGTTCTTGTCTTCCAAAAAAAGTATATGTGGCTTCAAAAGGTCTATTTCGTCATCTACCCAGAGAATGGAAATGTTGTTCATATAGTGTTTATCTTTGTGTGTTAAACTAGTGTTCACTTTGGCGAAAAGCAACAAGCTCAACATCTTTAACGATCCAA is a window from the Muricauda sp. SCSIO 65647 genome containing:
- a CDS encoding CPBP family intramembrane glutamic endopeptidase — encoded protein: MGVEEVFDYNPIQKNPISEINNKWVFFILIALIAPVLETLIFQIFLIRGCFVFLYLLFGKRLSEVKTLWVSIIFSAIVFGLFHFFDLTYIIIMVFLGLFWGIVYYYSEKRSFSSFITISILHSLYNITIVAIEEFKSVFNFL
- a CDS encoding PglZ domain-containing protein, which gives rise to MNNISILWVDDEIDLLKPHILFLEDKNYQVVTCQSGQEALVEIRDKSFDIVFLDENMPGISGLETLNEIKQYDASLPIVMITKSEEEYIMDEAIGSQIADYLIKPVNPNQILLSLKKSLDNSRLVSERTTANYQQEFRKIAMDLSMVNSWEEWTELYKKLIYWELRLEDIEDSSMFEILESQKVEANNQFGKFVDKNYGDWFDDDDAPVMSHTLFKKLVRPELTDAPTLMVVIDNLRYDQWLAFEDVLTNFYRKKKEVPYCSILPTATQYARNAIFSGLAPLAMEKRHPDWWKNDTDEGGKNLFEDKFLGAQLKRLGMDLKWEYHKISSLKQGKQLAQNFKSQKDNDLTVIVYNFVDMLSHAKTEMEVIKELASNDKAYRSLTLSWFKNSPLLEIIQQAQLLGMKLIITTDHGTINVKHPSKVIGDRETSLNLRYKTGRSLTYEEKDVLAAKNPHKVHLPNINLSSSFIFAKNDLFFAYPNNYNHYVGYYRNTYQHGGVSLEEMIVPFVVLEAK